Proteins encoded by one window of Nocardia goodfellowii:
- the ygfZ gene encoding CAF17-like 4Fe-4S cluster assembly/insertion protein YgfZ — MSVVVVPSPILSVSGAVAGVPGSPDAAVAWHYGDPFGEQRAAAQRAAIVDRSHRFVLTITGKERLTWLHTITSQHVADLADGQSAENLDLDLNGRVLNHFVLTELDGTVWIDTEAERGADLLAFLQKMVFWADAKPEAADYAVLSLLGPGVASLTSALGIDELPAALRAVPLPDGGFLRRMPWPTADSFDLLVPRDRLGEWWAQLTEAGAVPAGMWAFEALRVAAVRPRLGQDTDDRTIPHEARWIGGIEEYGAVHLNKGCYRGQETVARVHNLGKPPRNLVLLHLDGSADERPVPGDDVTAGGRTVGRIGTVIDHFEFGPIALALVKRAIPADTPLTAGPTAAAIDPDSVPVNDAPQAGRIAVDRLRGR, encoded by the coding sequence GTGTCCGTGGTCGTTGTGCCCAGTCCTATTCTTTCCGTCTCGGGTGCTGTCGCGGGAGTTCCGGGTTCCCCGGATGCCGCGGTGGCCTGGCATTACGGGGATCCGTTCGGTGAACAGCGCGCCGCCGCGCAACGGGCGGCGATCGTCGATCGGTCGCACCGCTTCGTGCTGACCATCACCGGTAAAGAGCGCCTGACCTGGCTGCACACCATTACCAGCCAGCATGTCGCCGACCTCGCCGACGGTCAGTCCGCCGAGAATCTCGACCTCGACCTGAACGGCCGGGTGCTGAACCATTTCGTGCTGACCGAGCTCGACGGCACCGTGTGGATCGACACCGAGGCCGAACGCGGCGCGGACCTGCTGGCGTTCCTGCAGAAAATGGTCTTCTGGGCCGACGCCAAGCCGGAGGCCGCCGACTACGCGGTGCTGAGCCTGCTCGGTCCCGGCGTCGCGAGCCTGACTTCCGCCCTGGGGATCGATGAACTGCCCGCCGCGCTGCGGGCGGTGCCGCTGCCCGACGGCGGCTTCCTGCGCCGGATGCCGTGGCCGACCGCGGACTCCTTCGATCTGCTCGTCCCCCGCGACCGCCTCGGCGAGTGGTGGGCCCAGCTGACCGAAGCGGGCGCCGTCCCCGCCGGTATGTGGGCCTTCGAAGCACTGCGCGTCGCCGCCGTGCGTCCCCGCCTCGGCCAGGACACCGACGACCGCACCATCCCGCACGAAGCCCGTTGGATCGGCGGCATCGAGGAATACGGTGCGGTGCATCTGAACAAGGGCTGCTATCGCGGGCAGGAAACCGTCGCCCGCGTGCACAATCTCGGCAAACCCCCGCGCAATCTGGTGCTGCTGCACCTGGACGGTTCCGCCGACGAGCGTCCCGTGCCCGGCGACGACGTCACCGCCGGGGGCCGCACGGTCGGCCGAATCGGCACCGTCATCGATCACTTCGAATTCGGTCCGATCGCATTGGCTTTGGTGAAGCGGGCGATCCCCGCGGACACCCCGCTGACCGCCGGGCCGACCGCCGCCGCGATCGACCCCGACTCGGTACCCGTCAACGACGCACCGCAGGCGGGCCGGATCGCCGTCGACCGTTTGCGCGGCCGGTGA
- a CDS encoding DUF3073 domain-containing protein: MGRGRAKAKQTKVARELKYSTHNTDFASLQRELAGSPNSQMSGGVLSDEHDADDSSSRWDEDDDWRR; encoded by the coding sequence ATGGGCCGTGGCCGGGCTAAGGCAAAGCAGACCAAGGTTGCACGCGAGCTGAAATACAGCACGCATAACACCGACTTCGCGAGCCTTCAGCGCGAGCTCGCGGGTAGCCCCAACTCTCAGATGAGTGGTGGAGTGCTGTCCGATGAGCACGACGCAGACGACTCCTCATCCCGATGGGATGAGGACGACGACTGGCGCCGCTGA
- a CDS encoding aminodeoxychorismate lyase, with product MVDRVLVTLDGAVRDADAPLLFADDIGVLRGDGVFETVLVRSGKACAIEHHLGRLRHSAQALDLPEPELARWREAVETAAKEWGSEREGVLRMVLTRGRDSEMPGVKDSVTSGDLAAAVPVPTAYVLVLPVGARVAKARAEGIKVVSLARGISIDLAQAAPWQLLGAKTLSYATNMAALRFAQRMGADDVIFTSNENRVLEGPRSTVVIARDKQLLTPPAKNGVLPGVTQRALYAEAERAGWECGYKSLFTADLLTCDSVWLLSSITLAARVNSLDGLRMSAPDNAEEIIELVDRGIERAGSVRDW from the coding sequence ATGGTAGATCGAGTTCTTGTAACACTCGACGGCGCGGTCCGAGATGCGGACGCGCCGTTGCTGTTTGCCGACGACATCGGTGTGCTGCGCGGTGATGGTGTCTTCGAGACGGTGCTGGTGCGTAGCGGTAAAGCGTGTGCGATCGAACACCACCTAGGTCGGCTGCGTCACTCGGCGCAGGCACTCGACCTACCCGAGCCGGAACTGGCGCGCTGGCGCGAAGCGGTCGAGACGGCCGCCAAGGAGTGGGGCAGCGAGCGCGAAGGCGTGCTGCGGATGGTGCTGACCCGGGGTCGCGACAGTGAAATGCCCGGTGTGAAAGACAGCGTCACCTCCGGTGATCTCGCGGCCGCCGTGCCGGTGCCGACCGCGTACGTGCTGGTGCTGCCGGTGGGGGCGCGGGTGGCCAAGGCCCGCGCCGAGGGCATCAAGGTGGTCTCGCTGGCCCGGGGTATCTCGATCGATCTGGCGCAGGCCGCGCCGTGGCAGTTGCTCGGCGCGAAGACGCTGTCCTACGCGACGAATATGGCCGCGCTGCGGTTCGCGCAGCGGATGGGCGCCGACGATGTGATCTTCACCAGCAACGAGAACCGGGTGCTCGAGGGTCCGCGTTCGACGGTGGTGATCGCCCGGGACAAGCAGTTGCTGACGCCGCCCGCGAAGAACGGTGTGCTGCCCGGGGTGACTCAGCGCGCGCTGTACGCCGAGGCGGAGCGGGCCGGCTGGGAGTGCGGCTACAAATCGTTGTTCACTGCGGATTTGCTCACCTGTGACAGCGTCTGGTTGCTGTCTAGCATCACGCTGGCCGCTCGGGTGAACTCGCTGGACGGTCTGCGGATGTCCGCGCCGGACAATGCCGAGGAGATCATCGAGCTGGTGGACCGGGGTATCGAGAGGGCGGGGTCGGTTCGCGACTGGTAG
- a CDS encoding asparaginase: MSVELVEVVRSGFRECVHRGSVVILGSDGEPTLELGEVHLPIFPRSTNKPMQAITLLRNGFEPVDDAELAIATASHFGEPDHVALVQRLLERFGFDEKQLECPADYPFEDRARAAAVTAGQPRKIYMNCSGKHAAMLATCQINGWPTEGYLAESHPLQQSVIATITELTGEPETDLGIDGCGLPIIPVSLVNLARAFAAMATATPGSPERRVAEAIRAHPRVISGTNAPDLLAMRTTPGLVCKIGADGVHAGALPDGSAFAYKIDDGHDRARMPLTLAVLQRMGVEWSDAHTELAALPIMGGGARVGVIRAIPGAL; the protein is encoded by the coding sequence ATGAGCGTCGAATTGGTCGAGGTCGTCCGGTCCGGGTTCCGGGAGTGCGTGCATCGCGGTTCCGTGGTCATCCTGGGCAGCGACGGCGAGCCCACGCTGGAACTCGGCGAGGTGCACCTGCCGATCTTCCCGCGCTCGACCAATAAACCGATGCAGGCGATCACGCTGCTGCGCAACGGTTTCGAGCCGGTCGACGATGCCGAGCTGGCCATCGCCACCGCCTCGCATTTCGGCGAGCCCGATCACGTCGCCCTGGTGCAGCGGCTGCTGGAGCGTTTCGGTTTCGACGAGAAGCAGCTCGAATGCCCGGCCGACTATCCGTTCGAGGACCGCGCCCGCGCCGCCGCCGTCACCGCCGGCCAGCCGCGCAAAATCTATATGAACTGCTCCGGCAAGCACGCCGCGATGCTCGCCACCTGCCAGATCAACGGCTGGCCGACCGAGGGTTATCTGGCCGAGAGCCACCCGCTCCAGCAATCGGTGATCGCGACCATCACCGAGCTCACCGGCGAACCCGAAACCGATCTCGGCATCGACGGCTGTGGCTTGCCGATCATCCCGGTCTCGCTGGTGAATCTGGCGCGCGCGTTCGCGGCGATGGCCACCGCCACGCCCGGCTCGCCGGAGCGCCGTGTCGCCGAGGCGATCCGCGCGCACCCGCGAGTGATTTCCGGCACGAACGCTCCGGACTTGCTGGCGATGCGGACGACACCCGGGCTGGTCTGCAAAATCGGCGCCGACGGCGTGCACGCGGGCGCGCTGCCGGACGGCTCGGCCTTCGCCTACAAGATCGATGACGGCCATGACCGGGCACGAATGCCCTTGACGCTGGCCGTTTTGCAACGCATGGGTGTGGAGTGGAGCGACGCGCATACCGAGCTCGCGGCCCTGCCGATCATGGGTGGCGGCGCCCGGGTGGGTGTCATCCGGGCTATCCCCGGCGCGCTGTAG
- a CDS encoding MOSC domain-containing protein, with protein MSAEVLAVCVVHAELEVPGRVGRTAIDKRPVPGRVRVREHGLAGDHVADTKYHGGVHQAVYAYAESDAQRWAQELGRDLPAGWFGENLRINGLAVSDAVLGARWAIGDTLLEVSAPRVPCAVFQHWSGESHWVKRFALRGDTGAYLRVLTEGSVGAGDEVRVVHVPEHGITARDVFAGTDMDRLNLLLEVEPSISDDVRMQIERHARRHANAARAVAQRTEAMSMRERGERTRSQRATEPSASEAQV; from the coding sequence ATGTCGGCGGAAGTACTCGCGGTCTGTGTCGTGCACGCCGAGCTCGAAGTGCCGGGCCGGGTCGGCCGGACCGCGATCGACAAGCGGCCGGTGCCGGGCCGGGTCCGGGTGCGCGAGCACGGTCTGGCCGGTGACCACGTCGCCGACACCAAGTACCACGGCGGCGTCCATCAGGCCGTCTACGCCTACGCCGAGTCCGACGCCCAGCGCTGGGCCCAGGAACTCGGCCGCGACCTGCCCGCCGGCTGGTTCGGCGAGAATCTGCGCATCAACGGTCTAGCGGTCAGTGACGCCGTCCTGGGCGCGCGCTGGGCCATCGGCGACACCCTCCTGGAGGTCAGCGCCCCGCGGGTGCCCTGCGCCGTCTTCCAGCACTGGTCCGGTGAGTCGCACTGGGTCAAACGCTTCGCACTGCGCGGCGACACCGGCGCCTACCTGCGCGTGCTGACCGAGGGCAGCGTCGGCGCGGGCGACGAGGTCCGCGTGGTGCACGTCCCCGAGCACGGCATCACCGCCCGTGACGTGTTCGCCGGCACCGACATGGACCGCCTGAACCTGTTGCTCGAGGTGGAGCCCTCGATTTCCGACGACGTCCGCATGCAGATCGAACGACATGCGCGCCGGCACGCGAATGCCGCCCGCGCGGTAGCCCAGCGAACGGAGGCGATGTCTATGCGTGAGCGCGGCGAACGAACCAGGTCACAGCGCGCGACGGAGCCGAGCGCAAGTGAGGCCCAGGTATGA